The genome window CGCAGGCGAGAGTTCCTCGGGGCTTGGGGTGCGGGTTTGGCGTTGGCGGCGACTGCGCGAGGGCCTCTCGCTCGGGGAGCGGCGGCGGCCGCCGGGACGGTTTACGCGGACTTCGACGTCGTGATCGCCGGCGGGACGACGGCGGCCTTCGCGGCGGCCGTGGCTGCGGCCGAGTCGGGCGCGCGGACCTGCCTCATCGAGCCGACCGACTGGGTCGGCGGCCAGATTACCTCGAGCGCCGTGCCGGCCATCGACGAGGCCTGGCACACGATCAAGGACAAGAAGACCGGCGAGTCCTACAAGGTCTTCTCCATCGCCCGCGACCGCGTCAACATGACGCCCAACTTCCGCGCGATGCTCGACGCCACCGGCAACCCCGGTCAGGGATGGGTCAGCAACTACTGCTTCGAGCCCAAGAACTTCCTCGACCAGCACCTGCTGCCGCTGGAGAAGAAGCTCGTCGAATCCGGCAAGCTGGTCGTCTTCCGCGACACCGTCATCAAGAAGGTTGACGCGGCCGGCGATCGCATCACGGCGATCACGGCGATCCGCCGCACGCCCAGGCCGGGCGTCGCCGCTGGGGGCTATGATCTTCTCCCCTCGAAGGACCTGGCCGACTGGTACAGCCCCGAGCCTTCCTCGCGGTTCGACAAGGAAGTGATCCGCTTTGAGGCCCCCGCCGGGCGTCCTGTCGTCTTCCTGGACGCCACCGAGTGGGGCGAGGTTCTCGTCCTGGCCGACGCTCCCTATCTCCAGGGCGTGGAGACCGAGGACGGCGGCCGCGTTGGCGACGACCGCTGCGGCCAGTCGACGGTCTACGACTTCGTCCAGCGCTTCGCCGCCGAGGGCGCCGACGAGCCCGCCGGTCCCGAGGGCGTCACCGGCTTCGGCTACGACGAGTTCCACGGCAAGGCTGAGGCCTGGAACAAGATCTGGACCTATCGCCGGATCAAGAGCGCCAAGGGGGGCGGCCCGGCGGCCGTCGGCGACCTCTGCCTCCAGAACTGGGGATACTCGCCCAAGCTCCAGGCCGGCGGCAACGACTATCCGTTCGGCTACCTCTTCATCTCGAAGACCGACGCCGAGGCCCAGAAGGCTGACTGGAAGGGGGGCGTCGACCTGGCCGTAATGGCCGAGGCCGAGCGCCGGGCGTTGGGCTGGCACCACTGGTTCAAGCAGCACGCTCCCGAGGGGATCGACCCCCGGCAAATCCTGCTCGACGGTTCGGTCCTGGGGACCTCGCACGGCCTGGCGAAGCTCCCCTACATCCGCGACACCCGGCGCTCGATCGGCGTCGACGGCTACGTCCTGAAGGGGAGCGACCTGACCGGCTCGGTCGCGAAGAAGACGGGCCGACGCTTCTTCGACCGGGTCGCGCTGGGGGCCTACCCGATGGACGTCCACCCGATGTCCACCTGCAAGATGCCCGCCTACATCACTTCGGCCCATGACACGCTGCCGTTCTACATCCCGTTCCGCGCCCTGACGAACGAGAAGTACGGCAACCTGCTCGTCGCCGGCAAGACGATGGCCCAGAGCTTCCTGGCCAACGCCGCGACCCGCCTGCACCCGATCGAGTGGTCCACCGGCACCGCCGCCGGCGTCGCCGCCGCCGACATGGCCAAGAACCGCCTCACCACCCGCGACGAACTGGAACGGATCGAGTCCCTCCAGGCCCTCGTCCGCCAGAAGACCCCGACCGAGTGGACCATCGACGGCAAGCTCTACCCCGGCGCGGACGTCGGCGTGGGAGAGTGAGGAAGGATTTGAGCGAAGGGATTCCATCCAGTCAGCCGAACTCGCGAACGACCTTATGCTCGACGAGGCTCTCGACCTGTGGGAAAGCGAAAATGCCCTTCCCGCAGGTCGAGAGCCGACGTTTCAGGCCATCCAGCGAAGCCTGGACGACATGAACAAGCGGCGGACGGTGGACGCCTACGAGTCGGCAGCGCGATTGTCATCACGCCCTGACGTGGGAGGCGAAAGGAAGTGCCGATGAATCTTCTGGATCGCGTTACGGAATACGGGAAGCCCATATCCAAGGTCGTCTTCCTCCCCGCCGGCGACGGGTTTCTGGCACTCTCCGGGGCCGACGATGAGATCACTCGCTGGGACGTGGCAGGCGACAAGATCGTCCGTGCCTGGTCGATCGGCGGCCGGCAGTCGGTTCAACAGAGGATCTTCGACGCCAGCGTCCACCCCGACGGCGACCGCTTCGCCTGCGTAGGCAGGGGCCGCGCGATCGATATCCGGTCCACGGCGGACGGATCGCTCCTCTCCACTCTGGGGCGACGCCCGAAAAGCAAGAAGAGCCTGGGATATGGCAGTTGTTCATTCTCCGTCGACGGACGGTTGATTCTGGCCTGGGCCGTGAACGACGACGGCGACACCCGTGCTTTCAACGTCGCGGACGGAGCCGAGTTTGCCTCGTTAGATGAAAATGTTTACGACTGCGTTGTTGCCATTGCCGCGCATCCTGAAGGTGAAATCTTCGCACTCGTGGGCGCCGGGGCGGACAGCTCATGTGTACGGTTCGCGAGGTTTGACTCCTCCAGTGTTTACAGCACCTCTCTAGATCTGGACCTGAAATACCTCGCTCAGCACATCCGATTTAGCCCGGCCGGCGATTACCTGGCCATCGTCGGCGATATCCCTCCAGTGACGTTCGACGTGGTCAAATTCCCCTCCCTCGAGCACGTCGTCCACTATCGCGTCAACGCCGACGTCGATCCCTACGACACC of Paludisphaera rhizosphaerae contains these proteins:
- a CDS encoding FAD-dependent oxidoreductase, which translates into the protein MRRREFLGAWGAGLALAATARGPLARGAAAAAGTVYADFDVVIAGGTTAAFAAAVAAAESGARTCLIEPTDWVGGQITSSAVPAIDEAWHTIKDKKTGESYKVFSIARDRVNMTPNFRAMLDATGNPGQGWVSNYCFEPKNFLDQHLLPLEKKLVESGKLVVFRDTVIKKVDAAGDRITAITAIRRTPRPGVAAGGYDLLPSKDLADWYSPEPSSRFDKEVIRFEAPAGRPVVFLDATEWGEVLVLADAPYLQGVETEDGGRVGDDRCGQSTVYDFVQRFAAEGADEPAGPEGVTGFGYDEFHGKAEAWNKIWTYRRIKSAKGGGPAAVGDLCLQNWGYSPKLQAGGNDYPFGYLFISKTDAEAQKADWKGGVDLAVMAEAERRALGWHHWFKQHAPEGIDPRQILLDGSVLGTSHGLAKLPYIRDTRRSIGVDGYVLKGSDLTGSVAKKTGRRFFDRVALGAYPMDVHPMSTCKMPAYITSAHDTLPFYIPFRALTNEKYGNLLVAGKTMAQSFLANAATRLHPIEWSTGTAAGVAAADMAKNRLTTRDELERIESLQALVRQKTPTEWTIDGKLYPGADVGVGE